Proteins encoded in a region of the Vibrio ponticus genome:
- a CDS encoding alpha/beta fold hydrolase, giving the protein MNKFTIDGKQMAYLDIGQGPVLLFGHSYLWDSKMWAPQVAHLSQSYRCIVPDLWSHGESDSAPQTTRSLQDYAQQMLALLDHLDIQQCTMIGLSVGGMWGTELVTLAPARVNALVLMDTFVGLEPEVAHNKYFAMLSTIDSEQVVPPAIIDAVVPLFFANNAVQDNPQLVAEFAAHLAAIKGEQASEIARIGRMVFGRRDQIEQIEKFALPTLIAVGQEDKPRPVLESYLMVDCIDGSELVQIPQAGHISNLEQPQFVNEMLEGFLSRVHA; this is encoded by the coding sequence ATGAATAAATTTACGATTGATGGCAAACAAATGGCCTACCTCGACATTGGTCAAGGGCCTGTACTATTGTTTGGTCACAGCTACTTGTGGGACAGCAAGATGTGGGCACCACAAGTTGCGCACTTGAGCCAATCGTATCGCTGTATTGTGCCGGATTTGTGGTCTCATGGGGAATCAGATTCAGCTCCTCAAACAACCCGTTCACTGCAAGATTACGCACAGCAGATGCTTGCCTTACTCGACCATCTTGATATCCAACAATGCACAATGATTGGCTTGTCTGTGGGTGGTATGTGGGGGACGGAATTAGTCACGCTCGCGCCAGCTAGAGTGAATGCTTTAGTCTTGATGGATACGTTTGTCGGCTTGGAGCCAGAAGTTGCTCACAACAAATACTTTGCGATGTTGAGCACGATTGATAGCGAACAAGTTGTGCCGCCAGCGATTATCGATGCGGTAGTACCGCTGTTTTTCGCTAATAATGCCGTGCAAGACAATCCACAGCTAGTCGCAGAATTTGCAGCTCACTTAGCGGCAATAAAAGGCGAGCAAGCAAGTGAGATTGCTCGAATTGGTCGTATGGTGTTTGGTCGACGTGATCAAATTGAACAGATAGAGAAGTTTGCACTGCCAACTCTAATTGCAGTGGGGCAAGAAGATAAGCCGCGCCCTGTGCTTGAGTCTTATTTAATGGTCGATTGCATCGATGGCTCTGAATTGGTGCAAATCCCACAGGCTGGGCATATCTCTAATCTAGAGCAGCCACAGTTCGTCAATGAAATGCTCGAAGGCTTTTTATCTCGCGTCCACGCTTAA
- the tsaD gene encoding tRNA (adenosine(37)-N6)-threonylcarbamoyltransferase complex transferase subunit TsaD yields MRIIGIETSCDETGIAIYDDEKGLLSHQLYSQIKLHADYGGVVPELASRDHVKKTIPLIKAAMAEANLEPKDIDGIAYTAGPGLVGALLVGATIGRSLAYAWGVPAVPVHHMEGHLLAPMLEDNPPPFPFVAVLVSGGHSMMVEVKGIGEYKILGESIDDAAGEAFDKTAKLMGLDYPGGPLLSKLAEKGTPGRFKFPRPMTNVPGLDMSFSGLKTFTANTIAANGDDEQTRADIALAFEEAVCGTLVIKCKRALDQTGFKRIVIAGGVSANKRLRAELEKLAKKIGGEVYYPRTEFCTDNGAMIAYAGMQRLKNGEVADLSVTAKPRWPIDQLDPIA; encoded by the coding sequence ATGCGTATTATTGGTATCGAAACTTCCTGTGATGAAACAGGTATTGCCATCTATGATGACGAGAAAGGCTTACTTTCTCACCAGCTTTACAGCCAGATCAAACTGCATGCCGATTACGGCGGTGTTGTGCCAGAACTTGCATCACGTGATCATGTAAAGAAAACGATCCCATTGATCAAAGCGGCAATGGCAGAAGCAAACTTAGAGCCAAAAGACATTGATGGTATTGCTTATACCGCAGGTCCGGGTCTGGTTGGTGCGCTATTGGTTGGTGCAACGATCGGTCGCAGCCTTGCGTACGCTTGGGGTGTGCCTGCGGTACCTGTGCACCATATGGAAGGTCACTTGCTCGCCCCAATGCTAGAAGATAACCCACCACCATTCCCATTTGTTGCGGTACTGGTATCAGGTGGTCACTCTATGATGGTTGAAGTAAAAGGCATTGGCGAATACAAGATCCTTGGCGAATCTATTGACGATGCGGCGGGTGAAGCCTTTGATAAGACGGCTAAGCTGATGGGCTTAGACTACCCTGGTGGTCCGTTGCTGTCTAAATTGGCAGAAAAAGGCACGCCAGGTCGTTTTAAATTCCCACGTCCAATGACCAATGTACCGGGATTGGATATGAGTTTCTCTGGTCTTAAAACCTTTACGGCTAATACTATTGCAGCCAATGGTGATGATGAGCAAACTCGCGCGGATATCGCTTTGGCGTTTGAAGAAGCGGTATGTGGAACCTTAGTGATCAAATGTAAGCGAGCGCTGGATCAAACAGGTTTCAAACGCATTGTCATTGCGGGCGGTGTAAGTGCGAATAAGCGTCTTCGTGCGGAACTCGAGAAGTTAGCGAAGAAGATCGGCGGCGAAGTTTACTACCCACGTACAGAGTTCTGTACCGACAATGGTGCAATGATCGCTTATGCGGGCATGCAACGTTTGAAGAATGGTGAAGTGGCGGATCTTTCTGTGACCGCAAAACCTCGCTGGCCAATTGATCAATTAGATCCGATCGCTTAA
- a CDS encoding protein-L-isoaspartate(D-aspartate) O-methyltransferase: MANPHADKLMQFLVASGIQNQAVLDAIYQLPRESFVSQAMMHQAYDNNALPIGHGQTISQPYIVAKMTEMLELKRESRVLEVGTGSGYQTAVLAQLVNHVYSVERIKALQWDAKRRLKQLDIYNVSTKHGDGWQGWAAKAPFDAIIVTAAAESVPNGLLEQLNDGGILVIPVGVDDQQLLKITRQGQNYLTEVIEMVRFVPLIAGELA; the protein is encoded by the coding sequence ATGGCAAATCCACATGCCGACAAATTGATGCAGTTTCTTGTCGCGAGTGGCATTCAAAACCAAGCGGTACTTGACGCTATTTATCAACTTCCTCGTGAAAGCTTTGTATCACAAGCAATGATGCATCAAGCTTATGATAATAACGCACTACCGATTGGTCATGGACAGACGATTTCTCAGCCTTACATTGTGGCTAAGATGACGGAAATGCTTGAACTTAAACGTGAAAGCAGAGTCCTAGAGGTGGGAACGGGTTCCGGTTATCAAACCGCAGTGCTCGCGCAACTGGTTAACCATGTGTATTCCGTCGAGCGTATCAAAGCGCTGCAGTGGGATGCAAAACGCCGTTTGAAACAGCTTGATATCTATAATGTATCGACGAAACATGGTGATGGTTGGCAAGGTTGGGCAGCCAAAGCGCCGTTTGATGCGATCATCGTTACAGCAGCTGCGGAAAGCGTTCCTAATGGTCTGCTGGAGCAACTCAATGATGGTGGCATATTAGTTATCCCTGTCGGTGTTGATGACCAACAGTTGTTAAAGATTACCCGTCAAGGGCAAAACTATCTAACAGAAGTAATAGAAATGGTGCGCTTTGTACCTTTGATTGCAGGTGAACTCGCTTAA
- the ftsB gene encoding cell division protein FtsB, translated as MRVFALFLLLLLGWLQYTWWLGKNGMTDYQTVSAEIEVQNQVNSNLAVRNNEMFAEIDDLRQGLDAIEERARHELGMVKEGETFYRMIGEEHE; from the coding sequence ATGCGAGTTTTTGCCCTGTTCTTATTATTACTTTTAGGCTGGCTACAATACACATGGTGGCTTGGCAAAAATGGTATGACTGACTATCAAACCGTCAGCGCTGAGATCGAGGTGCAGAATCAGGTTAATTCTAACTTAGCAGTACGCAATAACGAGATGTTTGCTGAAATTGATGACTTGCGCCAAGGGCTTGATGCCATTGAAGAACGCGCAAGGCATGAACTTGGCATGGTGAAAGAGGGAGAGACTTTTTACCGCATGATCGGAGAGGAACACGAATAA
- the ispD gene encoding 2-C-methyl-D-erythritol 4-phosphate cytidylyltransferase, whose product MTTTISPSIVAIVPAAGVGSRMKANKPKQYLTIGQQTVLEHTVLKLLAHPQVSKVVVAITQGDPYFPELSIAQHPDVVRVDGGKERADSVLSGLQYVEQQQLSEWVMVHDAARPCVREEDLNTLIEVSQAHAVGGILASPVRDTMKRANGGQNIDHTVEREALWHALTPQMFRTTQLTHSLSAALAAGAIITDEASALEWAGLQPALVQGSADNIKITQPEDLALAEFYLERNKG is encoded by the coding sequence ATGACAACCACGATCTCTCCATCGATAGTCGCGATTGTCCCGGCTGCAGGTGTTGGCAGTCGTATGAAAGCCAACAAGCCCAAACAATATCTGACCATTGGCCAACAGACTGTCCTTGAGCATACCGTACTGAAACTGCTTGCTCACCCGCAAGTGAGTAAAGTGGTGGTAGCCATTACTCAAGGTGATCCCTATTTTCCAGAGCTATCAATCGCCCAGCATCCTGATGTCGTGCGTGTCGATGGTGGTAAAGAACGGGCTGACTCGGTGTTATCTGGATTGCAATATGTTGAGCAGCAGCAACTCAGTGAATGGGTAATGGTGCATGATGCGGCACGACCATGCGTGCGTGAAGAAGACTTGAATACACTGATAGAAGTATCGCAAGCGCATGCGGTGGGCGGTATTTTAGCTTCCCCTGTGCGAGATACGATGAAACGTGCCAACGGTGGGCAAAACATTGACCATACTGTTGAGCGTGAAGCGCTGTGGCATGCGTTAACCCCACAAATGTTTAGAACAACTCAGCTTACGCACAGTTTATCTGCTGCTCTGGCGGCGGGTGCTATCATTACTGATGAAGCATCGGCACTCGAGTGGGCGGGATTACAGCCTGCATTAGTGCAAGGTTCAGCAGATAATATTAAGATCACTCAACCAGAAGATTTAGCGTTAGCCGAGTTCTATCTTGAGCGAAATAAAGGATAA
- the folB gene encoding bifunctional dihydroneopterin aldolase/7,8-dihydroneopterin epimerase gives MDKVFIEQLEVITTIGVYDWEQEIKQKLVLDIEMAHDNRPAGKSDDVQDALDYAQVSEAVINHIVNGRFLLVERVAEEVAELIMSRFNVPWIKIRLTKPGAVPQAKGVGVVIERGKL, from the coding sequence ATGGACAAAGTATTTATTGAACAACTAGAAGTCATTACGACGATTGGTGTGTATGACTGGGAACAAGAAATTAAGCAGAAACTCGTGCTTGATATCGAGATGGCACACGACAACCGCCCTGCGGGTAAAAGTGATGACGTACAAGATGCTTTGGACTACGCCCAAGTAAGTGAAGCGGTGATCAATCATATCGTTAACGGTCGTTTTTTATTGGTGGAGCGTGTCGCTGAAGAAGTGGCAGAACTGATTATGTCTCGCTTCAACGTGCCTTGGATTAAAATACGTCTAACCAAACCAGGTGCGGTGCCACAAGCAAAAGGCGTTGGAGTGGTGATTGAGCGAGGAAAGCTATGA
- the rpsU gene encoding 30S ribosomal protein S21 → MPVVKVRENEPFDVALRRFKRSCEKAGILSEVRRREHYEKPTTVRKRAKAAAQKRHAKKLARENARRVRLY, encoded by the coding sequence ATGCCAGTAGTTAAAGTACGTGAAAACGAACCGTTCGACGTTGCACTACGTCGTTTCAAGCGCTCATGCGAAAAAGCAGGTATCCTTTCTGAAGTGCGTCGTCGTGAGCACTACGAAAAACCAACTACAGTTCGCAAACGCGCTAAAGCAGCTGCTCAAAAGCGTCACGCTAAGAAGCTAGCTCGCGAAAACGCTCGTCGCGTTCGCCTGTACTAA
- the surE gene encoding 5'/3'-nucleotidase SurE, with the protein MSESRLKILLSNDDGVHAEGIHTLAKALASFADITIVAPDRNRSGASNSLTLEQPLRVTEIAPSIYSVQGTPTDCVHFALNELMKDDLPDLVLSGINHGANLGDDVLYSGTVAAAMEGHFLGVQAIALSLAGKVNFATAAQVAVELVEQHLKQPIPTNRLLNVNIPDLPYTDLSGTVVTRLGARHHAEDMIKQNDPRGHDIYWLGPPGKEQDAGEGTDFFAIEHGFVSITPLQVDLTAHESIGAMSHWLKGN; encoded by the coding sequence ATGAGTGAGTCACGCCTAAAAATTTTGCTTAGCAATGACGATGGAGTGCATGCAGAAGGTATTCATACTTTAGCAAAAGCTTTGGCATCGTTTGCTGATATTACTATCGTTGCGCCAGATCGTAACCGATCTGGCGCATCTAACTCTTTAACGTTAGAGCAGCCATTGCGTGTCACCGAAATCGCCCCTAGCATCTATTCCGTGCAAGGCACACCGACGGATTGTGTCCACTTTGCATTGAATGAGCTAATGAAAGATGACCTACCAGACTTGGTGTTATCCGGTATTAACCATGGCGCTAATTTGGGTGACGATGTGCTGTATTCAGGCACGGTAGCGGCAGCGATGGAAGGGCATTTTTTAGGCGTTCAGGCTATTGCGCTCTCTTTGGCGGGTAAAGTGAACTTTGCCACAGCGGCACAAGTCGCCGTGGAATTGGTTGAGCAACATCTTAAACAGCCTATTCCGACCAATCGTCTGTTAAATGTGAATATTCCCGATCTGCCTTATACGGATTTATCGGGTACGGTGGTGACGCGATTGGGCGCTCGCCATCATGCTGAAGATATGATTAAACAAAACGATCCGCGAGGTCATGATATCTATTGGCTTGGTCCTCCGGGGAAAGAGCAGGATGCAGGTGAAGGTACTGACTTTTTTGCGATCGAACATGGCTTTGTCTCTATCACACCGTTGCAAGTCGATTTAACAGCTCATGAGTCAATCGGAGCAATGTCTCACTGGTTAAAGGGTAATTAA
- the plsY gene encoding glycerol-3-phosphate 1-O-acyltransferase PlsY, with translation MTPLALAMIFSAYLLGSISSAVLICRVLRLPDPRKVGSNNPGATNVLRIGGRKAALAVLLCDMLKGTIPVWGGYFLNIEPIMLGLVAIAACLGHMYPLFFHFKGGKGVATALGAIAPIGLDLTAMVIATWLAVALTFRYSSLAALVTVLLAPMYTWMIKPQYTLPVAMLCCLIVFKHHQNIRRLYDGNEPKLGEKKLSSKQDEEQIKQASE, from the coding sequence ATGACGCCATTAGCACTTGCCATGATTTTTTCGGCCTATTTGTTAGGTTCGATCTCAAGTGCGGTTTTAATTTGTCGAGTACTGAGACTGCCCGACCCACGAAAAGTAGGCTCTAACAATCCGGGCGCTACCAACGTGTTGCGTATTGGCGGACGAAAAGCCGCACTTGCCGTTCTGCTTTGTGACATGCTCAAAGGCACTATCCCTGTCTGGGGCGGTTACTTTCTTAATATTGAACCGATTATGCTTGGCTTAGTCGCGATTGCTGCTTGCCTTGGCCATATGTACCCACTATTTTTCCACTTTAAAGGTGGCAAAGGCGTTGCGACCGCACTCGGTGCCATCGCCCCTATCGGCTTAGATCTCACCGCCATGGTGATCGCGACTTGGTTGGCGGTAGCGCTGACATTTCGCTACTCATCGTTAGCGGCTTTAGTCACGGTACTACTCGCACCGATGTATACATGGATGATCAAACCGCAATATACATTGCCCGTCGCCATGCTGTGCTGTTTGATCGTCTTTAAACACCACCAAAACATTCGCCGCCTCTACGATGGTAACGAACCTAAACTGGGTGAGAAAAAGCTGAGTAGTAAGCAAGATGAAGAACAAATAAAACAGGCCTCAGAATGA
- a CDS encoding GatB/YqeY domain-containing protein: MALIDKLKDEQKLAMKAKDKLRLGTIRLALSAIKQREVDEQITLNDDDIIAVLTKMVKQRRDSVAQYESAGRQDLADVESAEITVLEDFMPQPLTNEEVAQLIEAAITESGAAGMQDMGKVMGVLKPQIQGRADMGQVSGLVRAKLA; this comes from the coding sequence ATGGCTCTGATTGATAAACTCAAAGATGAGCAAAAATTAGCGATGAAAGCCAAGGACAAATTGCGCCTTGGCACTATTCGTTTAGCTTTGTCAGCCATTAAGCAACGTGAAGTCGACGAACAGATCACTCTGAACGACGACGATATCATTGCTGTGTTGACTAAAATGGTTAAACAACGTCGCGACTCTGTCGCTCAATATGAATCAGCTGGTCGTCAAGATCTAGCCGATGTGGAAAGCGCTGAAATTACTGTACTTGAGGATTTTATGCCTCAACCGCTTACCAATGAAGAAGTTGCTCAGCTAATTGAAGCTGCGATTACTGAATCTGGTGCTGCGGGCATGCAAGACATGGGTAAAGTAATGGGTGTTCTTAAGCCACAAATTCAAGGGCGCGCAGATATGGGTCAAGTAAGTGGTTTAGTTCGCGCTAAACTGGCTTAA
- the truD gene encoding tRNA pseudouridine(13) synthase TruD: MSDILSSLAYLNGKPTAQGKLKLKPEHFQVYENLGFDFTGEGEHLMVRIRKTGENTSFVANELAKACGVKSKDVSWAGLKDRHAVTEQWLSVHLPKGEMPDFSDFLAQYPSIEIVATDRHNKKLRPGDLVGNEFVVTLAEVSDVDDVIARLEKIAQTGVPNYFGSQRFGHDGNNVTEARRWGRDNVRTRNQNKRSLYLSAARSWIFNGIVSARIEQGAFELPLEGDVVQAGREQLLVDSSNIAEMSEKITAGEYLITAAMAGDNALPTQAKALELEQPQLDAEPDLMALIRGNRMRHDRREIALKAQNLTWQVEADEITLRFALDSGCFATAIVRELIEEIEVERSYS; encoded by the coding sequence ATGTCAGATATTTTATCTTCGCTAGCCTACTTAAATGGCAAACCAACCGCTCAAGGCAAACTAAAACTGAAACCTGAGCACTTCCAAGTTTACGAAAACCTCGGTTTTGATTTTACTGGTGAAGGCGAGCACCTGATGGTGCGTATTCGTAAGACGGGTGAAAACACTAGCTTCGTGGCGAATGAGCTAGCGAAAGCCTGTGGTGTAAAATCAAAAGATGTAAGCTGGGCTGGTCTGAAAGACCGTCATGCAGTGACCGAGCAATGGTTAAGCGTGCACTTACCAAAAGGTGAGATGCCAGACTTTAGTGATTTTCTTGCGCAGTACCCATCGATTGAGATTGTTGCAACCGATCGTCACAACAAAAAATTGCGTCCTGGTGATCTGGTTGGCAACGAGTTTGTCGTAACACTGGCAGAAGTGAGTGATGTTGATGACGTGATTGCGCGTTTGGAAAAAATCGCTCAAACCGGTGTACCCAATTATTTTGGTAGCCAGCGTTTTGGTCATGATGGCAATAACGTAACAGAAGCGCGTCGTTGGGGACGTGACAATGTTCGTACACGTAACCAGAATAAACGCAGTCTATATCTATCAGCGGCACGCTCTTGGATTTTTAATGGCATTGTTTCGGCACGTATCGAGCAAGGTGCATTTGAACTGCCATTAGAAGGTGATGTTGTGCAAGCTGGTCGTGAGCAACTTCTCGTTGATTCAAGCAATATCGCCGAAATGAGCGAAAAGATCACCGCAGGTGAATACCTTATTACAGCAGCGATGGCGGGTGATAATGCGCTACCAACTCAAGCCAAAGCGCTAGAGCTTGAACAGCCACAATTGGATGCCGAGCCTGATTTAATGGCATTGATCCGTGGTAATCGTATGCGCCATGACCGTCGTGAAATTGCACTTAAAGCGCAGAACCTAACCTGGCAAGTTGAAGCTGATGAGATCACATTACGCTTTGCATTAGACTCTGGTTGTTTTGCTACTGCTATTGTTCGAGAGTTGATCGAAGAAATTGAAGTGGAGCGCAGTTACTCATGA
- the nlpD gene encoding murein hydrolase activator NlpD, with the protein MRNKSNSLMIFALSSILAGCAAHSPAPVSSLNKDYDSISRGSYRGSYYEVKKGDTLYFIAYVTDRDVNDIVRYNHLSAPYTIYPGQRLKLWQPAYRPPAYAGSGSGASATKTVAVASTTAAAKPSVSSKNSNQQVAKQTTTNTKPVAQKTATKGVEQSKPKEYVEAKGKQNVNKNVNTTTPVNANVTKWLWPTKGRVIKNFSAGDQGNKGIDIAGQRGQPILSTAAGTVVYSGNALRGYGNLVIIKHNDKFLSAYAHNDQLLVKEGQSVKSGQKIATMGSSGTNSVRLHFEIRYQGKSVNPKRYLP; encoded by the coding sequence ATGCGTAATAAGTCTAATTCATTAATGATATTTGCTTTGAGTAGCATTCTTGCAGGATGTGCTGCTCATTCCCCCGCACCAGTATCAAGTTTGAATAAAGATTATGACTCGATCTCCCGAGGGAGCTATCGAGGCAGTTACTATGAAGTTAAAAAGGGAGACACCCTCTATTTTATTGCTTATGTCACAGATAGGGATGTAAATGACATTGTTCGTTACAATCATTTGTCGGCTCCCTACACGATTTATCCAGGGCAACGACTAAAACTTTGGCAACCTGCTTATCGTCCACCAGCCTATGCTGGTTCGGGTTCCGGCGCATCAGCAACGAAAACTGTCGCCGTCGCCTCCACAACGGCAGCGGCTAAACCTTCGGTTTCGAGTAAAAACTCGAATCAACAAGTTGCAAAACAAACCACTACGAATACTAAACCAGTGGCACAAAAAACTGCGACGAAAGGGGTTGAACAATCTAAACCAAAGGAGTATGTTGAGGCTAAGGGTAAACAAAATGTTAACAAAAATGTCAATACAACGACACCAGTTAACGCTAACGTGACCAAGTGGTTATGGCCAACGAAAGGGAGAGTAATCAAGAACTTTTCGGCAGGCGATCAAGGTAACAAAGGGATTGATATTGCAGGACAGCGAGGTCAACCAATCTTGTCTACCGCAGCCGGAACAGTCGTATATTCAGGTAATGCTTTAAGAGGTTACGGAAACCTCGTAATTATAAAACATAACGATAAATTTTTAAGCGCGTATGCGCACAACGACCAGTTGCTAGTAAAAGAAGGTCAGAGTGTTAAATCAGGCCAAAAAATTGCAACAATGGGCAGTTCAGGAACCAACAGTGTTCGCTTGCACTTTGAAATTCGCTACCAAGGTAAATCGGTCAATCCGAAACGTTACCTACCATAA
- the ispF gene encoding 2-C-methyl-D-erythritol 2,4-cyclodiphosphate synthase, with amino-acid sequence MMRIGHGFDVHKFGGEGPVIIGGVAIPYEQGLIAHSDGDVALHALSDALLGAIAAGDIGRHFPDTDDKWKGADSRMLLRDVYRRVKEQGYVIGNADVTIMAQAPKMAPHIESMCAAIAQDLETEIGNVNVKATTTERLGFTGRKEGIACEAVVLLIKQN; translated from the coding sequence ATGATGCGAATTGGTCACGGCTTTGATGTACATAAATTTGGTGGTGAAGGCCCTGTAATTATTGGTGGTGTTGCTATTCCGTATGAGCAAGGATTGATAGCTCATTCTGATGGTGACGTCGCTCTGCATGCCCTGAGTGACGCGCTTTTAGGCGCGATTGCGGCGGGTGATATTGGTCGCCATTTCCCTGATACCGACGATAAATGGAAAGGGGCAGACAGCCGTATGCTGCTACGTGACGTCTATCGCCGAGTGAAGGAGCAAGGTTACGTCATAGGTAATGCAGACGTTACTATTATGGCGCAAGCACCAAAGATGGCGCCACATATTGAAAGTATGTGCGCAGCAATCGCACAAGATTTAGAAACCGAGATTGGCAACGTCAACGTCAAAGCGACGACAACGGAGCGTCTTGGCTTTACTGGTCGTAAAGAAGGCATCGCTTGTGAAGCGGTGGTATTACTGATCAAACAAAACTAA
- a CDS encoding undecaprenyl-diphosphate phosphatase, which yields MSNFEAFVLALIQGLTEFLPISSSAHLILPSAVFGWADQGLAFDVAVHVGTLAAVMIYFRSEVVSLLSAFFASIFKGDRSKEAKLAWMILIATIPACIFGLLMKDIIEIYLRSAWIIATTTIIFGLLLWYVDKNSALADDEYQTTGKKALFIGIAQALAMIPGTSRSGATITAALYLGFTREAAARFSFLMSIPIILLAGGYLTLQLVVSGDPVDFTVLATGIVTSFISAYICIHFFLKLISRMGMTPFVIYRLLLGIGLFALLALN from the coding sequence ATGAGTAATTTTGAAGCGTTTGTATTGGCATTAATTCAGGGATTGACCGAATTTTTGCCTATATCGAGCTCTGCGCACTTAATTCTGCCATCGGCAGTATTTGGCTGGGCAGACCAAGGATTGGCATTTGATGTTGCGGTCCATGTTGGCACACTAGCGGCGGTAATGATCTACTTCCGTAGTGAAGTGGTGAGTTTGTTGAGTGCATTTTTTGCTTCCATCTTCAAAGGTGATCGCAGCAAAGAAGCCAAACTGGCATGGATGATCCTAATCGCAACGATCCCGGCATGTATCTTTGGTCTATTGATGAAAGATATTATTGAGATCTATTTACGCAGTGCTTGGATCATTGCAACGACGACGATTATTTTTGGTTTGCTATTGTGGTACGTGGACAAGAATTCGGCTCTGGCTGATGACGAATACCAAACCACAGGTAAAAAAGCCTTGTTTATTGGTATTGCTCAAGCTTTAGCAATGATCCCTGGTACATCTCGTTCTGGTGCGACTATCACTGCGGCGCTTTACTTAGGCTTTACCCGTGAGGCGGCAGCTCGCTTCTCGTTCTTAATGTCGATTCCAATCATTTTGCTGGCTGGTGGCTACTTAACTCTCCAGCTTGTAGTGAGCGGTGATCCGGTTGATTTTACTGTGCTAGCAACGGGCATCGTAACCTCATTTATTAGTGCGTATATTTGTATTCACTTCTTCTTGAAGCTGATTTCGCGCATGGGTATGACCCCGTTTGTGATTTACCGTTTACTGCTAGGTATTGGTTTATTTGCCTTGCTCGCATTGAACTAA
- the folK gene encoding 2-amino-4-hydroxy-6-hydroxymethyldihydropteridine diphosphokinase, translating into MITAYIGVGSNLERKKHIEAAIVELSQIGEELRISTIYECDAIGFQGEAFYNLVVEMKTTLDLTEFSRALRTIELKWGRKEDAAKFEPRTLDLDIILFGEQISAAAPMLPRADIYQYAFVIQPLNELCPDLIVPNDGRTIAQIYQQSCHNERLIEVVRWF; encoded by the coding sequence ATGATCACCGCCTATATTGGCGTTGGCTCGAATTTAGAGCGAAAGAAACACATTGAAGCGGCGATTGTTGAACTGTCTCAAATCGGAGAAGAACTACGTATTTCAACGATTTATGAGTGTGACGCAATTGGCTTTCAAGGCGAGGCTTTTTACAATCTTGTGGTGGAAATGAAAACCACTCTAGATTTAACGGAATTTTCACGCGCCCTACGTACAATCGAGTTGAAGTGGGGACGTAAAGAAGATGCTGCGAAGTTTGAACCGCGCACATTGGATCTCGATATTATCTTGTTTGGTGAGCAAATATCAGCAGCAGCCCCTATGCTGCCGCGCGCTGATATTTATCAGTATGCGTTTGTCATCCAACCACTTAATGAATTATGTCCGGATTTAATTGTCCCTAATGATGGACGAACCATTGCACAGATATACCAGCAAAGTTGCCATAATGAGCGATTGATTGAGGTTGTGCGCTGGTTCTAG